A window from Hymenobacter volaticus encodes these proteins:
- a CDS encoding aminopeptidase P N-terminal domain-containing protein — protein MNRFLCPLLLAFALCASLADGYAQRAAGPGRPTDFLDPAFHKARRELLRQALPAGSVAVLFAAPVRNRANDVNYIYHQAPDFYYLTGYDEPDAVLVLFKEPHAVGSQSGITEALFVQPRDPKAESWTGRRLGVEGTTQQLKLQYVANNTDFAGTGIRWADFQRIHFLDLPTDVRDDSQDPADLYDLIASFRQQAGIPAAYDAKKADVYRSVEQYGVTNAPKVKAYLENLIKTQPALAADTYLQNYLQATTDAERQKAVAARPTSRFETAMLNEALDEMRAVKTPEELNLLRRAVRISAIGQQEVMKAMRPDMGEMEVQGLHEYVYKQYGAEFEGYPSIVGAGNNGCILHYETNDKPRLGNDLVLMDCGAEYHGYTADVTRTAPPSGKFSAAQRQIYEVVLAAQDAAIRECKPGNQFQAPNKAAQQVVTEGLIKLGIIQKPEEMRRYFPHGTSHYLGLDVHDRGNYGSLKAGNVITVEPGIYIPENSPCDKKWWNIGVRIEDDVLITATGAENLSKEAPRTVAEIEALMAKSSALDNFKLPALK, from the coding sequence ATGAATCGGTTTCTCTGCCCGCTGTTGTTGGCCTTCGCCTTATGCGCCTCACTAGCTGATGGATATGCTCAACGGGCAGCGGGCCCCGGTCGCCCCACCGACTTCTTAGATCCAGCCTTTCATAAGGCCCGGCGCGAGTTGCTGCGACAAGCACTACCTGCGGGTTCAGTAGCAGTGCTGTTCGCAGCACCCGTCCGCAACCGCGCTAACGATGTTAATTATATATATCATCAAGCCCCCGATTTTTACTACCTGACTGGCTACGACGAGCCCGATGCCGTGCTAGTGCTCTTCAAGGAGCCACATGCAGTAGGAAGCCAATCAGGCATTACAGAAGCCTTGTTTGTGCAGCCGCGCGACCCTAAAGCAGAATCTTGGACGGGCCGGCGCTTGGGCGTAGAAGGCACAACGCAACAATTGAAGCTGCAGTACGTGGCCAACAACACCGATTTTGCCGGTACCGGCATTCGGTGGGCAGACTTTCAACGCATTCATTTCCTGGACTTGCCTACCGATGTACGAGATGATTCGCAGGACCCTGCCGACTTGTACGACCTTATAGCCAGTTTCCGCCAGCAGGCTGGCATTCCGGCCGCATATGATGCCAAGAAGGCTGATGTTTACCGTTCCGTTGAACAGTATGGTGTTACAAATGCACCCAAGGTAAAAGCCTACCTGGAAAACTTGATTAAGACGCAGCCAGCTTTAGCGGCAGATACCTACCTGCAGAATTATCTTCAGGCTACCACTGATGCCGAGCGCCAAAAGGCTGTAGCAGCCCGCCCCACCAGCCGCTTCGAAACGGCAATGCTTAATGAGGCACTAGATGAAATGCGTGCAGTGAAGACTCCTGAAGAGTTGAACCTGCTACGCCGAGCCGTCCGGATTAGCGCAATAGGTCAGCAAGAAGTGATGAAGGCCATGCGTCCTGATATGGGCGAAATGGAAGTACAGGGCCTTCATGAGTATGTGTATAAGCAATATGGTGCCGAGTTCGAAGGGTACCCCAGCATTGTAGGAGCCGGTAACAACGGCTGCATCCTGCACTACGAAACCAACGATAAGCCGCGCCTTGGCAACGACTTGGTGCTTATGGATTGCGGCGCCGAGTACCATGGATATACCGCCGATGTGACTCGCACGGCGCCACCCTCTGGCAAATTCAGCGCCGCCCAACGCCAGATATACGAAGTAGTATTAGCGGCCCAAGATGCAGCCATTCGGGAATGTAAGCCGGGCAATCAGTTTCAAGCTCCCAACAAGGCCGCGCAGCAAGTGGTAACAGAGGGGCTGATAAAGCTTGGCATTATTCAGAAGCCTGAGGAAATGCGCCGCTACTTTCCGCACGGCACCAGTCATTACCTAGGTCTCGATGTGCACGACCGAGGCAACTATGGCTCACTCAAGGCCGGAAACGTTATTACGGTGGAGCCAGGCATTTATATCCCGGAAAACAGCCCTTGTGATAAGAAGTGGTGGAATATTGGTGTCCGCATCGAAGACGACGTGCTTATCACTGCTACCGGTGCCGAAAATCTTTCCAAAGAGGCACCACGCACGGTAGCCGAAATAGAAGCACTGATGGCTAAGTCGAGTGCCCTCGATAATTTTAAGCTGCCAGCTTTGAAGTAA
- the ftsY gene encoding signal recognition particle-docking protein FtsY — protein sequence MGLFDFFKKDKENKEQQESLDKGLEKTKTSFFDQLSKAVVGKATVDEAVLDDLETLLVHADVGIDTTVKVIDRIEKRVARDKYVSTSELDRILREEIVDLLQDNRTSGSNAILDRPDSPGQPFVIMVVGVNGVGKTTTIGKLAHRFHSAGKKVVLGAADTFRAAAVDQLIIWGQRVGVPVISHGMNTDPASVAYDAIKQGVELGADVVIIDTAGRLHNKVNLMNELNKIKRVMQKVIPDAPHEVLLVLDGSTGQNAFLQAKEFTKATEVSALAITKLDGTAKGGVVIGISDQLQVPVRYIGVGEKMTDLQLFDRRTFVNSLFKK from the coding sequence ATGGGCCTCTTCGATTTTTTCAAAAAAGACAAGGAAAACAAGGAGCAACAGGAGTCGTTGGATAAAGGGCTGGAAAAAACCAAAACCAGCTTCTTCGACCAGCTCAGCAAAGCCGTAGTGGGCAAAGCTACCGTCGACGAAGCGGTACTCGACGACCTAGAGACCTTGCTAGTACACGCCGACGTTGGCATTGATACCACGGTGAAAGTCATCGACCGTATCGAGAAGCGCGTGGCCCGCGACAAGTACGTTAGCACCTCGGAGCTGGACCGTATTTTGCGCGAGGAAATTGTGGATTTGTTGCAAGACAATCGTACCTCCGGCTCTAACGCCATCCTCGACCGGCCCGACAGTCCCGGCCAGCCCTTTGTGATTATGGTAGTGGGCGTAAACGGAGTGGGTAAAACCACTACCATTGGCAAACTGGCCCATCGTTTTCACAGTGCAGGCAAAAAGGTAGTGCTAGGAGCCGCCGATACGTTCCGGGCCGCCGCCGTCGACCAGCTCATTATTTGGGGGCAGCGAGTAGGCGTACCCGTTATTTCGCACGGCATGAACACTGACCCGGCTTCTGTGGCCTACGATGCCATCAAGCAAGGTGTTGAACTGGGTGCCGACGTCGTAATTATCGACACGGCGGGTCGTCTGCACAACAAGGTGAACCTGATGAACGAGCTGAATAAAATCAAGCGCGTGATGCAGAAGGTGATTCCGGATGCGCCTCACGAGGTGCTGTTGGTGCTTGATGGTAGTACCGGGCAGAATGCTTTTCTGCAAGCCAAAGAATTCACGAAAGCTACGGAAGTATCGGCCTTGGCTATCACCAAGCTTGATGGTACTGCTAAGGGTGGCGTGGTCATTGGCATCAGCGACCAGCTGCAAGTACCGGTGCGTTATATCGGGGTGGGAGAGAAGATGACCGACTTGCAGTTGTTCGACCGGCGCACTTTCGTCAACTCATTATTCAAGAAGTAG
- the rpmB gene encoding 50S ribosomal protein L28 gives MARVCDLTGKRTRVGNNVSHANNKTKRKFYPNLQKKRFYIPEEDSWVTLKVATSTIRTINKNGIMSVLKKAKEQGFIVY, from the coding sequence ATGGCCCGAGTTTGTGATTTGACCGGCAAGCGTACCCGCGTAGGCAACAACGTGTCGCACGCTAACAATAAGACCAAACGCAAATTCTACCCGAATTTGCAGAAGAAGCGCTTCTACATCCCCGAGGAAGATTCTTGGGTAACGTTGAAAGTAGCTACTAGCACCATCCGCACCATCAACAAGAACGGCATCATGTCGGTCCTGAAGAAGGCTAAAGAGCAAGGCTTCATCGTTTACTAG
- the def gene encoding peptide deformylase, with the protein MIYPIVAFGDPVLKARAKDIPQDLPADELKQIVQDMFETMYHAHGVGLAAPQVGKSIRLFVIDSEPMIDTEDEETGEPLPDAEKPVKRAFINPKMVSETGEEWGFEEGCLSIPGVREMVYRPETILLRYEDENRQQHEESFSGMTARVIQHEYDHLEGVLFTDKISGFKKQLIKGKLTRISKGDVNADYRMRFASQGRR; encoded by the coding sequence ATGATATATCCCATAGTTGCCTTTGGCGACCCTGTACTGAAAGCGCGCGCCAAAGACATTCCGCAAGACCTCCCGGCCGACGAGTTGAAGCAAATCGTACAGGATATGTTTGAAACCATGTACCACGCCCACGGGGTGGGACTAGCCGCGCCGCAAGTAGGCAAAAGCATCCGCTTGTTCGTCATCGACTCGGAACCAATGATTGATACCGAGGATGAGGAAACCGGCGAGCCGCTACCCGACGCCGAAAAACCTGTGAAGCGAGCTTTCATCAATCCAAAGATGGTGAGTGAAACCGGCGAAGAATGGGGTTTCGAGGAGGGCTGCCTCAGCATTCCGGGCGTACGCGAAATGGTATACCGCCCCGAAACCATTCTGCTCCGCTATGAAGACGAAAACCGGCAGCAGCATGAAGAGTCTTTTAGCGGTATGACGGCTCGTGTTATTCAACACGAGTATGATCACCTCGAAGGTGTTCTGTTCACCGACAAGATTTCAGGTTTCAAGAAACAACTTATCAAAGGCAAACTCACCCGCATCAGCAAAGGCGACGTGAATGCCGATTATCGTATGCGCTTTGCCAGCCAAGGACGCCGGTAG
- a CDS encoding DUF5522 domain-containing protein, translating to MPSSAFLAQPLQPGDYYLTPEGYMVFTEQYHRRRGNCCGNGCRHCPWRKAKPTK from the coding sequence ATGCCTAGCTCTGCGTTTCTAGCTCAACCCCTCCAACCCGGCGACTACTATCTTACGCCCGAAGGCTATATGGTTTTCACGGAGCAGTATCACCGGCGTCGCGGCAACTGCTGTGGTAATGGATGCCGGCACTGCCCTTGGCGCAAAGCTAAGCCAACTAAGTAG
- the rpmG gene encoding 50S ribosomal protein L33: MAKKGNRVQVILECTEHKNSGQPGTSRYVTTKNRKNTPERIELKKFNPVLKKMTVHKEIK; the protein is encoded by the coding sequence ATGGCTAAGAAAGGAAACCGGGTGCAGGTAATCCTCGAATGCACCGAGCACAAGAACTCGGGTCAGCCGGGCACCTCGCGCTACGTCACCACCAAGAACCGCAAGAACACGCCTGAGCGCATTGAATTGAAAAAATTCAACCCCGTGCTCAAGAAGATGACCGTTCACAAGGAAATCAAGTAA
- a CDS encoding zinc dependent phospholipase C family protein, giving the protein MSRVLSLLLLAFLCLWPQQPQAWGFFGHRLINRLAVFTLPPEMIGFYKTNIEYLTNNATRPDSRRSVVPGEAARHFLDVDVYGDSALAKLPRSYADAVAKYGEDSLMRHGIVPWQVVRMKGQLTEAFRQRDADRILSLSADLGHYIADACVPLHTTHNYNGQLTGQRGIHGFWESRLPEILAANYDFFTGPAHYLDSPSKTIWATIARSNAAVDSVLRFEKELTSKFADDKKYGFEERNNQTVRVYSREFSREYHQRLTGQVERQMRLAQRLIGAFWYTCWVDAGQPDLDKLPKEPSSNEQLRLAQEAKELQQTGAAIIPGHED; this is encoded by the coding sequence ATGTCTCGCGTACTATCTCTATTGCTACTTGCATTTTTGTGTTTGTGGCCACAACAACCGCAGGCGTGGGGTTTTTTCGGGCACCGGCTCATCAACCGGCTGGCGGTATTTACGTTGCCGCCTGAGATGATTGGGTTCTATAAAACCAACATCGAATACCTCACCAACAATGCCACCCGACCCGATTCTCGTCGTTCCGTGGTGCCTGGTGAAGCTGCTCGCCACTTTCTGGATGTGGATGTGTACGGTGATTCCGCTCTGGCCAAGCTGCCTCGCTCGTATGCCGATGCAGTAGCTAAGTACGGCGAAGATTCTTTGATGCGACATGGTATTGTGCCGTGGCAAGTGGTCCGGATGAAAGGCCAACTCACGGAAGCTTTCCGCCAGCGGGATGCCGACCGAATTTTGAGTTTGTCGGCTGACTTAGGGCACTACATTGCCGATGCCTGTGTGCCGCTGCATACTACGCACAACTACAATGGTCAGCTGACAGGCCAACGGGGTATCCACGGTTTTTGGGAGTCCAGGCTACCTGAAATTCTGGCGGCCAATTATGACTTCTTTACTGGACCGGCGCATTATTTGGATTCCCCATCCAAAACGATTTGGGCAACCATAGCCCGCTCTAATGCCGCTGTCGATTCGGTGTTGCGGTTTGAAAAGGAGCTGACGAGCAAGTTTGCCGACGATAAGAAGTATGGTTTTGAGGAGCGCAACAATCAAACGGTGCGGGTGTACTCTCGCGAATTCAGCCGCGAATATCATCAGCGGCTTACCGGCCAAGTAGAGCGGCAAATGAGGCTGGCGCAACGCCTAATTGGGGCTTTCTGGTATACCTGTTGGGTGGATGCCGGACAGCCCGACCTAGATAAGTTGCCTAAGGAACCTTCCTCGAACGAGCAGCTGCGCCTAGCGCAGGAAGCTAAAGAGTTGCAGCAAACCGGTGCGGCCATAATTCCTGGTCACGAAGATTGA
- the rimO gene encoding 30S ribosomal protein S12 methylthiotransferase RimO, whose translation MKVRSQQANKVNVITLGCSKNIVDSEVLMGQLRANQFEVTHEADKSDANIVIINTCGFIDNAKQESIDTILRYADEKEAGKLQKLYVTGCLSQRYKDDLEAEIPQVDAYFGTLELPQLMKTLEADYMHELVGERLLTTPQHYAYFKIAEGCNRPCSFCAIPLMRGKHVDRPIEELVRDAKRLASMGTKELILIAQDLTYYGLQAYGERKLADLLRHLSDVDGIEWIRMQYAYPSQFPLEALDVMNERSNICKYLDMPLQHVSDNMLKTMRRGISRRRTIELVDTIRQRVPTIALRTTLIAGHPGETQQDFEDLYDFVEQTRFDRLGIFTYSHEDNTHSFSLPDDVPADVKQDRADQIMELQQGISMELNEQKVGQTYKVLFDRKESGYFVGRTEFDSPEVDNEVLVPATKNTFVRLGDFANVKINEASDFDLYGQLVS comes from the coding sequence ATGAAAGTTAGAAGCCAGCAGGCCAATAAAGTCAATGTCATTACCCTTGGTTGTTCCAAGAACATAGTCGACTCGGAAGTGCTCATGGGGCAGCTCCGCGCCAACCAATTCGAGGTGACGCACGAAGCCGACAAGAGCGACGCCAACATTGTGATTATCAATACTTGCGGTTTCATCGATAACGCCAAGCAAGAAAGCATTGATACCATTCTGCGTTACGCCGACGAAAAGGAGGCCGGTAAGCTGCAGAAGCTCTACGTGACGGGCTGCCTTTCGCAGCGCTATAAGGATGACTTAGAAGCAGAGATTCCGCAGGTAGATGCCTACTTCGGAACGCTGGAGTTGCCGCAGTTGATGAAGACGCTGGAAGCCGACTACATGCACGAGCTAGTAGGAGAGCGGCTGCTGACCACGCCGCAGCACTACGCCTACTTCAAGATTGCGGAAGGCTGCAACCGTCCTTGCTCGTTCTGCGCTATTCCGTTGATGCGCGGCAAGCACGTAGATCGGCCTATCGAAGAATTGGTGCGGGATGCCAAACGCTTGGCGAGCATGGGCACCAAGGAGTTGATTCTGATTGCGCAAGACCTGACTTACTATGGCCTGCAAGCCTATGGCGAGCGGAAACTAGCCGACTTGTTGCGCCATCTTTCGGACGTAGACGGCATCGAGTGGATTCGGATGCAGTACGCGTATCCGTCGCAGTTTCCGTTGGAGGCGCTGGACGTAATGAACGAGCGCTCCAACATTTGCAAGTACTTGGATATGCCATTGCAGCACGTATCCGACAACATGCTAAAGACGATGCGGCGTGGCATCAGCCGACGGCGCACCATCGAGCTGGTAGATACCATCCGTCAGCGCGTGCCCACTATTGCTTTGCGCACTACGCTTATTGCCGGCCACCCCGGCGAGACGCAACAGGACTTTGAAGACCTTTACGACTTTGTGGAGCAAACCCGCTTCGACCGGCTTGGCATCTTCACTTACTCGCACGAGGACAACACGCATTCCTTCTCGCTGCCCGACGATGTACCGGCCGATGTAAAGCAGGACCGCGCCGACCAAATCATGGAATTGCAGCAAGGCATTTCGATGGAGCTAAACGAGCAAAAAGTTGGGCAGACGTACAAGGTGCTCTTTGACCGAAAGGAAAGCGGCTACTTTGTGGGTCGCACTGAGTTCGACTCCCCCGAAGTAGACAACGAAGTGCTGGTACCTGCCACCAAAAATACGTTCGTCCGCCTCGGCGACTTTGCCAACGTGAAGATCAACGAAGCATCTGATTTCGATTTGTACGGGCAACTCGTTTCGTAA
- a CDS encoding transglutaminase-like domain-containing protein: MSATILRYLLPAGFALLAAGPSPTPRVRTFTFDYTATMPALPAGTDSVELWLPVPHPDASQDIQQLEIKTKVPYTITNAPFGNKVLHLKVPAAQAAGLTVDMSFQATRREHQNPFLANTNGKPARVLEANDPNMARWLAPDRLVPLDAKIKGWAQEVVVKANAKTDLEKARAIYEHVVSTVTYDKTGQGWGRGDIYYACDVRRGNCTDFHAVFIGYCRALGIPARFSIGFPLPTERGTGEIKGYHCWAEFYTKQTGWVPVDASEAAKDPSRRTYFFGAHDENRVELTRGRDLVLAPQQKSKPLNYFVYPYAEADGKPLEGVKGQFRYQDKTL, encoded by the coding sequence ATGTCTGCCACTATACTCCGTTATCTGCTGCCTGCGGGTTTTGCACTGCTGGCCGCTGGCCCGTCGCCGACGCCCCGAGTTCGGACTTTCACATTCGACTACACGGCTACCATGCCCGCCCTGCCAGCCGGTACTGATTCGGTGGAGTTGTGGCTACCTGTGCCGCATCCGGATGCTTCGCAAGACATTCAGCAACTTGAAATCAAAACGAAGGTCCCGTATACTATCACCAATGCGCCTTTTGGCAACAAGGTGCTTCATTTGAAAGTGCCTGCTGCACAAGCCGCCGGCCTCACCGTCGATATGAGCTTTCAAGCAACTCGGCGCGAACACCAGAACCCTTTCTTGGCGAATACTAACGGGAAGCCAGCCCGCGTACTAGAAGCCAACGACCCCAACATGGCCCGGTGGCTAGCTCCGGACCGCCTTGTCCCGCTCGATGCCAAAATCAAGGGCTGGGCGCAGGAAGTCGTGGTTAAAGCCAACGCCAAGACTGACCTTGAAAAAGCCCGCGCCATCTACGAGCACGTAGTAAGCACCGTCACCTACGACAAAACTGGCCAAGGCTGGGGCCGGGGCGACATTTATTATGCCTGCGACGTGCGGCGCGGCAACTGCACTGACTTCCACGCAGTGTTTATCGGCTATTGCCGGGCACTCGGAATACCAGCGCGGTTCAGTATCGGCTTCCCGCTTCCCACCGAGCGTGGTACTGGCGAAATTAAAGGGTATCACTGCTGGGCCGAGTTTTACACCAAGCAAACCGGTTGGGTTCCCGTCGACGCCTCCGAAGCCGCTAAAGACCCGTCGCGCCGCACGTACTTCTTCGGCGCCCACGACGAAAACCGCGTCGAACTCACCCGTGGCCGTGACTTAGTACTGGCACCCCAACAAAAAAGCAAACCGCTCAACTATTTCGTTTATCCCTATGCCGAAGCAGATGGCAAACCGCTCGAAGGAGTGAAAGGGCAGTTCCGATATCAGGATAAAACGTTGTAG
- a CDS encoding DUF4295 domain-containing protein encodes MAKKVVATLKVAGGKDWAKVIRAVKSDKTGAYTFREEMVPVDKVQEYLSTGVK; translated from the coding sequence ATGGCTAAGAAAGTAGTAGCAACCCTGAAAGTAGCAGGCGGTAAAGACTGGGCGAAAGTTATTCGCGCCGTTAAATCCGATAAGACTGGTGCCTACACCTTCCGTGAGGAAATGGTGCCTGTTGACAAAGTGCAGGAGTACTTAAGCACTGGCGTTAAGTAG
- a CDS encoding class I SAM-dependent methyltransferase, whose product MLKELYQFVSPKYQNLFLEYKVSFEPRYGHGKPPHQPLYDLINRHRETYRELLNGILTYKSIFEQVKDAKVETDSKQPAWNNTFLPGLDIVAIYGMLAHFKPAQYVEVGSGNSTKVAAKAIRDQHLPTQITSIDPYPRAEIDQLAQHVVRKPFEDTDFSFLYSLKANDILFIDNSHRVLPNSDSMVFFLEVLPRLAPGVIVHIHDIYLPYDYPQFMCDRAYSEQYMLAAFILANPDKYETILPNYFISQDPELSGILTPLWQQPTLQGVETHGGSYWLRVN is encoded by the coding sequence ATGCTGAAGGAACTCTATCAGTTTGTATCGCCCAAATACCAGAATCTGTTCTTAGAGTATAAAGTTAGCTTCGAGCCCCGATACGGTCATGGCAAGCCCCCCCATCAGCCCCTTTATGACCTCATCAACCGGCACCGCGAAACATACCGGGAGCTACTTAACGGCATACTAACCTACAAGTCCATCTTCGAGCAGGTGAAGGACGCAAAAGTCGAAACTGACTCCAAGCAGCCAGCCTGGAATAACACCTTTCTGCCAGGCCTCGATATAGTAGCCATTTATGGAATGCTCGCGCATTTTAAGCCAGCGCAATATGTAGAAGTAGGCTCGGGCAACTCCACCAAAGTAGCCGCTAAGGCTATCCGCGACCAGCACCTGCCTACTCAGATTACATCTATTGATCCTTATCCGCGGGCGGAAATAGACCAACTCGCGCAACATGTGGTGCGTAAACCCTTCGAGGATACTGACTTCTCTTTCCTGTATTCGCTGAAGGCCAACGACATTCTGTTTATCGACAACTCGCACCGGGTGTTGCCAAACTCCGACTCCATGGTGTTCTTCCTCGAGGTGCTTCCTCGCTTGGCTCCCGGTGTCATAGTGCACATTCACGACATCTATTTACCTTACGACTATCCGCAATTCATGTGCGACCGGGCGTATTCCGAGCAATACATGCTAGCAGCTTTCATACTCGCTAATCCTGACAAGTACGAAACCATTCTGCCAAACTACTTTATTAGTCAAGACCCAGAGCTGAGTGGCATCCTTACTCCGCTTTGGCAGCAACCCACTTTGCAAGGGGTTGAAACCCACGGTGGCTCCTATTGGCTGCGCGTAAATTAA
- a CDS encoding S41 family peptidase, which produces MTIEPTPQPTSASEPKPRNSRRQVRQPLLLALALACGVLLGSNPFRPSSQNPDGTVRGYLKFKEILSYVDRDYVDSVDAEALSDYAIARMLEQLDPHSVFIPAKQQQQASSFLQSDFDGVGVEFNIFHDTVTVVAPLSGGPAELSGLQPGDRIMAVNGERVSGIHITTEQMFGKLRGTRGSKVVLQLLRHHQVKPLNVAVIRNRIPNNSVDVSYLLDKQTGYIKISRFASGTYDEFKQALGDLRRQGMTSLVLDLRGNPGGYLDRATKLADEFIGGTRKIVYTDGKGDQYDTQTFSRVAGEFEEGPLVVLVDEGSASAAEVVAGALQDHDRALVVGRRTYGKGLVQQPIALNDGSELRLTIARYYTPSGRSIQKSYRKGLAAYEQDLQNRLRHGELFHADSIHFADSLRYHTDHGRTVYGGGGIMPDIFVPRDTTAFSAYYTRLQSHNLVREYALNYFQEHKAELEALRPEQFLNTFRINDAQLQALAQMAARDGMPANPTHLRNCASLLRNQIKAYIARSAYGKQTYYAVLHQQDTELKQAVQAMGNGSANPMQKLSMN; this is translated from the coding sequence ATGACAATAGAGCCTACGCCTCAGCCAACGTCTGCATCAGAGCCAAAGCCCCGCAACTCGCGGCGGCAGGTACGACAGCCGCTGTTGCTAGCTCTTGCTTTGGCTTGCGGGGTACTGTTGGGTTCTAATCCGTTTCGACCGTCCAGCCAAAATCCTGACGGCACAGTTCGCGGTTACCTCAAGTTCAAAGAGATTCTGTCTTATGTCGACCGCGACTATGTAGACTCAGTAGATGCCGAGGCGTTATCGGATTACGCTATTGCCCGAATGCTAGAACAGCTTGACCCGCACTCGGTATTCATCCCTGCCAAGCAGCAACAGCAAGCCTCGTCTTTTCTACAGAGCGATTTCGATGGCGTGGGCGTGGAGTTCAACATCTTCCACGATACTGTAACGGTGGTTGCGCCATTAAGTGGCGGACCAGCAGAACTCTCTGGCTTGCAGCCCGGCGACCGAATAATGGCGGTTAATGGGGAGCGAGTTTCCGGAATCCACATCACCACCGAGCAGATGTTTGGAAAGCTGCGCGGCACGCGGGGCTCGAAGGTGGTCTTGCAGTTGCTGCGTCATCACCAGGTTAAACCGCTGAATGTGGCTGTTATCCGCAACCGCATCCCCAACAATTCGGTGGATGTCTCTTATCTGCTCGATAAGCAGACTGGCTATATCAAAATCAGCCGCTTCGCTAGCGGCACCTACGATGAGTTCAAGCAAGCCCTCGGTGACCTGCGCCGCCAAGGCATGACCAGCCTAGTGCTTGACCTGCGCGGCAACCCAGGCGGCTACCTCGACCGCGCAACCAAACTAGCCGATGAATTTATTGGCGGCACCCGCAAAATAGTCTACACCGACGGCAAGGGTGACCAGTACGACACTCAGACCTTTTCGCGGGTAGCCGGCGAGTTCGAAGAAGGCCCGCTGGTGGTACTCGTAGACGAAGGCAGTGCTTCGGCCGCAGAGGTAGTAGCCGGCGCTTTGCAGGACCACGACCGGGCGCTGGTAGTTGGCCGCCGCACCTACGGCAAAGGCTTGGTCCAACAGCCTATTGCCCTAAACGACGGCTCGGAACTACGCCTGACTATTGCACGCTACTACACGCCTTCCGGCCGTAGCATTCAGAAGTCGTACCGCAAAGGACTGGCGGCTTATGAGCAGGACCTACAAAATCGCTTACGGCACGGGGAGTTATTTCATGCCGACAGCATTCATTTTGCTGATTCGCTGCGTTACCACACAGACCACGGCCGCACGGTGTATGGTGGTGGCGGCATCATGCCCGACATATTTGTTCCTCGCGACACTACGGCTTTTTCAGCTTACTATACCCGGTTGCAAAGCCACAATCTGGTTCGGGAGTACGCCCTAAACTACTTTCAGGAGCACAAAGCAGAGCTAGAAGCACTACGGCCCGAGCAATTTCTGAACACATTTCGCATCAACGATGCGCAATTGCAAGCCTTAGCCCAAATGGCAGCCCGCGACGGTATGCCAGCCAACCCAACGCACTTACGCAATTGTGCCAGTTTGCTGCGCAACCAAATCAAGGCGTACATCGCTCGGAGTGCTTATGGCAAGCAAACGTATTATGCCGTATTGCACCAGCAAGACACAGAGCTAAAGCAAGCCGTGCAAGCCATGGGGAACGGATCAGCTAATCCAATGCAAAAGCTGTCAATGAATTAA
- the ruvX gene encoding Holliday junction resolvase RuvX yields MGRILAIDYGNKRVGLAVTDPLQLIATPLDTVHSKDLLAYLKAYHQREQLAAIVVGMPKTLLNEATDSTSAVVGLIRSLRREFPDVPIHEIDERYTSRMAHAAMLAGGLNKKDRRDKATVDRVSATLILQSFLASQ; encoded by the coding sequence ATGGGCCGTATCCTCGCCATCGATTATGGCAATAAGCGTGTCGGACTCGCCGTAACGGACCCACTACAACTCATTGCCACGCCCCTCGATACGGTGCACAGCAAGGATTTACTTGCTTATTTGAAAGCTTACCATCAGCGCGAACAATTAGCGGCAATTGTAGTTGGGATGCCTAAAACCCTTCTCAACGAAGCAACTGATAGCACCAGCGCCGTGGTTGGCTTGATACGAAGTCTGCGCCGCGAGTTTCCCGATGTGCCCATCCACGAGATAGATGAACGCTACACTTCGCGTATGGCACACGCGGCAATGTTAGCGGGTGGACTCAACAAAAAGGACCGTCGCGACAAAGCCACCGTAGACCGGGTTAGTGCTACCCTTATCCTGCAATCTTTCCTCGCATCCCAATGA